In Streptococcus porcinus, the genomic window AATTAACTTTGTATTTTCTCTGCCTAGAGACAAATATTTATTTGTAATTTCTAATATCTTTTCATAATCTACTTCTTTATGTGTTTGAACAAATAAATGAGTAGGCTTGTACAAATCTGAATGAATGTTTGCTTGCATAATAACTTGACAAGGTGTTTTGAAGGTTTCATAAACTTCTTTAGCAATTGTATCAGTCAAGAATCCCCATACTTTACCTATAAAATAAGTGCAATTCTTACCTGCAGGTGCTTCCATAGTATTTGGCCTGAAACTTGATATAATGCCATGCGTCTTATTACCTCGGCCAACTGCCCCCTCTTCTCCAAAATCAATACAGGAGCCTGAGGTGGTCATATAGTAGTGGTATCCCAAAGTATAAGAAATAGTTTGATATTTAGACTCAATATATTTTTTTATTTTTTCGATATGTTCAACAACATATTTTTCGCATTCGCCCTTCTCCATGAAATATTTACTGATTAATGGGAAATTGATTTTAATAGCGTATTGAGCACCATTTCTAACGACCATCACCTTAATATCCCCTCCTACCTGAGGAAATCTTGGTACAGGTAAGTTTTGAGAATTTAATTTATAGAAATACCCTTCAATCGTTAATGCTAACTCTTCAGAGATTGTCAATGGCCAATAACTTATCATTGTAGCTGTATCATTCGCTTTAGGTTGACCGCTATATTCAGGTAGATCTTCAAGAGATTTCGGTGAGAACCAATTATCTTTTGTAGTGAAATTTGAGGTCAAGGACTCAAATGCTACACAGTTTTCAACATCTAAGTTCGGTAAAATTCTCTTTAAATAGTTTATTGCAGCCTTTTTTTGAATTTTAAATAGAGGAATCGTACTTCCAAAACACTCTTTACTTGCTCTACCTAAAAAAATCACTTTAATAGGCTCAATAAAATCACTTCCCCCTAGAGCCTGAACGGAATGTCCTCCTCGGATGATAATCTTATCAAAATTATGATGTGGGATAACACCAAATTTTTCCAAGCAATAAAGAGAGTAATCAATTTCAATTTGTTCGGCAATTCCATCTGCTAATGTATCAGGGTGCCCCAAGCCTTTACGTTCAACTACTTCATATGATGAATGGCTTGGATCATAAAAGCCATTTGTAATTTTTAAATCCATATTTATACCTCATAAATAAATTTTTTCACACTCAGAATATAACTCAATTAAGAATTTTGTCAGCTTAACCGCATTATGAATATAGCAACCTTCAGG contains:
- a CDS encoding methionine adenosyltransferase; amino-acid sequence: MDLKITNGFYDPSHSSYEVVERKGLGHPDTLADGIAEQIEIDYSLYCLEKFGVIPHHNFDKIIIRGGHSVQALGGSDFIEPIKVIFLGRASKECFGSTIPLFKIQKKAAINYLKRILPNLDVENCVAFESLTSNFTTKDNWFSPKSLEDLPEYSGQPKANDTATMISYWPLTISEELALTIEGYFYKLNSQNLPVPRFPQVGGDIKVMVVRNGAQYAIKINFPLISKYFMEKGECEKYVVEHIEKIKKYIESKYQTISYTLGYHYYMTTSGSCIDFGEEGAVGRGNKTHGIISSFRPNTMEAPAGKNCTYFIGKVWGFLTDTIAKEVYETFKTPCQVIMQANIHSDLYKPTHLFVQTHKEVDYEKILEITNKYLSLGRENTKLILNTQHFLPRTNVYEE